The genomic DNA ACACGCTCGGCGTGTACCCGCGTGTGGCGGGCGGCTCACCCACCGTGAGCCCGATCTGGCGCTGGGAATGCGCGAATCGCGTGACGGAATCCATGATCAGCATCACGTCCATCGCGCGATCTCTGAACCACTCGGAGATCGACATCGCCGCCATCGCCGCACGAACGCGCATCAAGGGCGACTCATCCCCCGTCGCGACGACAACGACAGATCGAGCCAGCCCCTCAGGCCCGAGTGTGTGCTCGACAAAGTCGCGCACCTCTCGCCCTCGCTCGCCGATCAGCGCGACGACTGACACGTCCGCGCTCGTCCCCTTTGCGATCGTTCCGAGCAGTGTGCTCTTGCCCACACCAGGTCCGGCAAAGATTCCCATTCGCTGTCCACGCCCCATCGTCATCATGAGGTCGATCGATCGCACCCCGGTGTCGATCCGCTCGGTCACACGCCTCCGCGTCATCGCCCGCAGCGGCTCCGGAGAGAGCAGCGTCGGCGACAGCCCCGACACCGGTCCCTTGCCGTCGATCGGCCTTCCAAGACCGTCGATCACCCGCCCGACAAGCGACATCCCCGCACCGATCGTCGGCGATGACTGCTCACCAACCACATCATCACCCGGGCGAACACCGTTCATTCGACCCAGCGACATGATGACCGCGTGCTCGCGAGAGAATCCGACGATCTCCCCCGCGCACGCGCCATCGCCACGCCCGATCGAAACCAGTGTCCCCACCGGCAAAGGAAGGTCCTCAACGAGCACGGTCATCCCACGCACCGCCGCAACCCGCCCGGTGACCCCGAGCGGCTGCGCCCTGCCGAGCATCGAGAACTCTGGTCCGAGATCCATGGCAACACGCGAGCCACATGGTGTTGCGCGGCCACTCGCCTCCGCCCCTTTCGCTCGCGCAGCAGTCATGCCGCGGATCTCGACTGATCGCCCGTGATCTCACCCTGCTCCCTCTGGCCGACAGTGCGTTCATCCTCCGCAGCGACAACAGGACGTAACGCACCCTCGATCGAGCAACCCCGCGCACCGATCGCCGAGGCCAGACGGTCGAGCTGAGACCGAAGCGTCGCGTCGATCATCCCTCCGGACTCGGTTCGTACCACGCAGCCGCCTCGTGGAATATCGCGATCGAGCGCGATCTCAGCGTGGGTCACCTCAGAGAACCGCTGCACAAGACCCGGCAAAGCCCCTCTCACGAGTTCCTCATCATCGGGGTGGATCGCAACCGCGATACGCGTCGCACGGGCAAGAACACCAAGCGCCGCCTCGATCTGTCGCAACACAACCGACTCGTCCGCTTCGACCGAGCGCCGAATGACACGCTCGGCGAGCGCAACCGCGAGTGAAACAGCATCCCTGCGGAGCGCCGACAGCATCTCCGTACGTTGGGCCTCAAACTCCTGGATCTCACGCTCCCAGGACTGCTGCAATCTCGCCAACTCTGCCGCGTGAGATTCCAAGGCAGCCCGACGCCCCTCCTCAATACCAGCAGCACGTCCCTCTTCCAGCCCCTTCTGATACCCCTCTGCACGCCCCTGTTCCGAAGCGCCCGAGAGCAGTCGCTCACGCTCGGCTGTGGCCTCAGCAACGATCCGCGCGGCATCTGCCTGCGCTTTCGCAGCCAGACGCTCGCCCTCGCGCGCCATGTCCCCGAGATTCATCACGATGGCGTCTCTTGCCATCTGCTGGATGTCGGGACGCCGTATCAGACCCATCGATCACGCTCCGCTTGTCGCAACACCGCTTGCTGCCGGTCAGACCATCATCTCGCTCTCACCGCGCCCAGAGATCGCGACCTCTCCGGACTCTTCCAGACGCCTGACGACATCGACGATCCGCTGCTGCGCCGATTCGACATCGCTCACGCGCACAGGACCCATGTACTCCATGTCTTCCTTGATCATCGATGCCGCACGCTCGGACATGTTGCCGAAGATCTTCTGCTTCAACTCCTCGCTCGCGGTCTTCAGCGCCAACGCAAGCTCGCTGTTCTCGACCTCCTTCAGAACGGCCTGGATCCCCTTGTCGTTGACCATGAGGATGTCCTCGAACACGAACATCAACCGCCTGATCTGTTCCACCAGATCCGGATCGTCCGCCTCGAGACCCTCCATGATCGATTTCTCTGTCGAGCGATCGGCGAGATTCAGGATCTCCGCAACAGTCGGCACACCACCCGCCTTCTCCATCGACTGTGTCAGCATGCTCGCCAGGCGGCTCTCCAGCCCCTTCTCCACCTCGCGGATGACCTCGGGATTGGTCTGCTCCATGTTCGCGATCCGCTTGATCACCTCGATCTGCTTCTGCACCGGCAACCCGCCGATGATCTCCGCCGCCTTGTGATGCGGAAGATGGCATGTGATCAGCGCGATCGTCTGCGGGTGCTCATCCTGAATGAACGTCAAGAGGTTGTCCGTCTCGGCGCGCTGCAGGAAGCTGAACGGTGTCTTCTGCACCTGCGTCTGGATCTGGGCAAGCACCCTCTCTGCCTGCTTCGGATCGAGCGACTGGGCAAGCACCTGCTTCGCGTAATCCAGACTCCCCTCGTTCACGAACCGCTGCGCCATCGTCAGGTTGTAGAACTCCTCCACCACAGCCGACTGGAGCGCATCCGGCACACGCCCGAGACCCGCAAGCTCGCGCGTGACCTCCTCGACAGTCTCCGCCGGAAGCGACTTGAGCATCGCCGCCGCCTGCTCCGGACCGATCGTCAAAAGCAGGATCGCGGCCTTCGTCAGGCCTTCCAACTCCGCCGGGTCGCTCGGCAGTTTGTCATGTGGCTTCCGCGCCATCGCTCACTCCGCTACGACCAATCCCTGCGATCACTGATCAACCTGGAGCCAACGGTTCAACACGCGTGTCGTCCCGACCGGATCCGTCTTCACCATCTCACCCAGCTGCTCGAGCATCTTCTGCACACGCACCGAGTCCTCTTCGATCTCGATCCCCGCCATCGCGGTCTCCATCTCGTCTGCCTCTCCCACGACGCTCGCGCCGGTCTCAAGCGTGGGCGGAACGCCGACGATCTCCTGCGGCGTCGGCAGCGACACCGGCTTCGTCGTCTTCCTCACCATGAGAAGCATCATCCCGACTGCCGCGAGCGCCAGCACACCGAGCACACCCTTCTCGATCAGACCACTGCCCGTCCCGAGCGCAAGTACGCCCCCGCCACCAGATCCGAACATCCCCGCCTGTGTCGGACCGCCGACACCTATCGGCGGCAACTCGACCGGCACCATCGACACACGAACCTCGCCATCCGTGGCTCCAGCCCTCAAATGAGGCAGAAGACTCGCCCGAATGTCCGCTTCGATCTCCATGAACTTGTCGCGAACCTCGTCCTGCGTGATCGCAACCGGCGCGCTGGTCGAAGCCCCGCCAGACGCCAACTCCTTCGCCCGCTTCACGAGCATCTCGACGTACCCCTGCGGCACGTTCACACTCGCCGCCAGTCTGGTCGTCATCCCGCGTGGATCCACCACCCGTTCGGTCTTGGAACCGACACGATTCTCCATCTCTGTCTGAGTGTCCTTCTGCTCGGACCTCTGCCCGGAGCCCCCGCTGCCGCGAGAGATATCCTGACCCTGGTTCGAGCGGATACCCGGCTCGGCTGATCCGCCCCCGGAAGAGTCCGTGACGCTGTTCTTCGTTTCGCTCCTCAGCAGCGAGACCGTGCCCCCCTCGTCCACCGACGAATACATCGTGGACTGTGAATCGCGCCGGGTGATGTCAACCTCCGCAGTCACCGCCACCACCACGCCCGGGATATACGACACAAGCTCCAGAATCTGGCGGCGTTTCTGCTCCTCGGCATGCGCCGCGGCCTCTCGATAGTGGACCGGCATCACCTGATCCGACGACGTCGGCGTCCGCTGACGCCCCGTCGAGCCATCGATCACACGCACGTTATCCACAAGCAGTCCGGACTTCGCACCGCTCACAAGAGACGCGACCGCGTCCACCGTCGCCTGATCCAACGCTCTGCCACCATCCGTAAAGACCGTTACCGAAGCGGTCGGCTTCCGGACCGCAGCCCCCAGCCCGACCGCCTGCGGCGCGTCGATCAAGACCGTCGCCCGCCGGATTCCCTTGAAGTTCGAGATCACTCTTCCAAGCTCGTTCTGCAGAGCGATCTGGAACATCTGCTCGTTCTGTGTGCGTGAGTTCTGCCAGCTCTGCTTCTCGATCAGGTTCCTGAAGAGGAGCGACGTGTCATCGGGAAGGTGCCCCTCCTCCTGGAGCATCGCAAGCGCGCGCCCCTCCGTGCCCGGCTGGACCATCAACCGACCGTTCTCGTCCCTGACCTGGATGTTCGACGCTCTCAGAATCGCCGATGCCCGGGCCTGCTCCGCCGGAGCCACTCCGGGCAGAAGCTCAACCATCGCCGGGCTGCCGGCATACTGAGAGACAAGAAAGAGCGCCATCGCTGCGATCACGCACACGGAGCCGATCAGCATCTTCTGGGTCGGCGTCAGCACGCCCAGGCGCTTCCGGACCAACGCGATCGCGTTCTGTAAACGCTCCAAGACCGGCCTCCTGCCGAGAGTCCCCGTTCCACGGAGACATCAACCCGCAGGCACGACGCCCTCGGGCGACCCTTACCTTCGGCCAGAGACATCGCTTTGCTTCAAACCTGCGCTCTGCCGAGCGCACCATTCTGCGCGACGCGCACTTCCTGCCCGGTCGAATCCCGGATCAGACGCGCATCTGCTTCACTTCTTCCAGCGCATCCATCATCCGGTTCCGCACGCTCTGAAGCGCCCGAAACGCCAGATCGGCCTTGTGCGTCGCCAGGATCACGCCCTCGACATCCTGCCGCTCTCCGGTCTGCAACTGCTCGATCGCGAGCGTCGCGTCCTTCTGCAACTCATTGACCTGCTCGATGTTGCGCATCAGAACATCACGGAATGACGGACCGGACTCCGGCTTGCCCTGCGCCGCACCGGGAAGAGCATTCCCGTTCGGTGCCGCACGGCCGACAAACCCGTCACCCCCGCGGATCAGTCCAAGTGGATCAGACACGTGCAGCCCTCTCATTCACCGTTCGATTCAATCTACGCACGAGCCATGCCACTCGCAACCCGCTCACGCAAGCAGCCGGAGCGCCTGCATCAGCATCGACTTGGTCGCCTCCGCGGCCTGAACGTTCGCCTCATACGACCGCACCGCCTCCATCGCGTTCAACTGCTCCACGATCGGATTGATATCCGGCACCTTCACATAGCCGCGCTCATCCGCGAAAGGATGCGCCGGATCGTGCTTCTCGATCAGCGCATCGTCATTCACCATGATCTTCGCCACGTGCACGCCGAGCTTCCGTCCTTCCGGTGTGCTCGCCGCCGGATCCCCCGGCGCAAACATGGCCTGGCGACGCCGATACGGGTTGTACTTCCCGTCCGCATCGACGAGCGTGTCGCGATTGGCGATATTCGCGGCGATCGACGCGAATCGCGTCCGCTCCGCCACCATGCCGCTGGTCGAGATGTCAAGCGCTCCGTACACCCGGTGGACTCCTTATCCGATCAAACCCGCTGTGCAATCGCCATCTTCATGATCTCGGACTGGCTTCTCATGAGATCGATCGCCACCCGGTACGCCGCAGAATTCTCGGCCATGTCCTGCATCAGCCGCTCGATATCCCGGTTGTTGCGATCATGGAACAGGACACCCGACCGAGGCGACTTGGGCGAGAGCCGAAGGCCCGCCGGGCCGATCTGGATCTCGCGCGAGCTCGGCGGCCGCAGCTCTCCCTGCATGCCCCCCGCAGATCCGCGCCTCTCACGCCGTTCCTGCACCGCCTCGCGCAGATACTGCTGAAAGGTCTCGGGGCTGACGTCACGCTGCACGAAGTCCGGCGTGCTCAGGTTCGCGATGTTGTGGGCGAGCAGCCGCTGCCTTGCGCTCGCATACCCGACCGCCATCTCAAGGACGGGCAACGCGCCGGTATTGACAATCCCGTTGATCATCTCGCCACTGCCCTCGCAACCGCCGCGCCACTCTCATGGACTCGACCCACCGCTCCAACTCTCCCCCCACTTACAGCGTCTCGGCGACGATCTTCTCTTCCTTCCACTTCTTGATCTTGAGCCCGAGTGTCCGCACGCCAATCCCGAGCTCCTTTGCCGTCTTGAGCCGGTGGCCATCGTGCTTCCCCAGCGTTCGCAGAATCGCCATCCGCTCGATCTCTTCCAGCTTCAGCCCGTCCAGCTCGATCCCAGTCGGCTTCCCCTCAACCAAGCGTTCAGGACGGGAGTATCCATTCTGACCCAAACCAGATCCGATTCCGGTACCGATCAGCGCACTCGCCGACCCGGGCATGCTCGGAGCCGGAGCCACAAGCCCACCGAGCAGCCACGGCTCGATGAGCGACGCGGGCATCTCAACACTACCGCCACCCGTCGCAGCCCAGATCACAACCGCGCGCTCACAGATGTTCTGGAGTTCGCGCACATTCCCGGGCCACGAGTACGAACACAGAAGCGCCATCGCGTCGGGCTCGAAGCCCATCGATTGGCGACCATCTCTCAGACAGATCTCATCAACAAAATGCTCAGCCAGCTCAGGGACGTCCTCCGCGCGATCCCGCAGCGGCGGCAGATGGATCGGCAGCACATTCAACCGGAAGAACAGATCCTGGCGGAACTGGCCTGCCGAGACCGACCGGGGCAGATCCCGGTTGCTCGTCGCCACGACCCGCACGTCAACGCCGATCGTGATCGAAGACCCCACCCGCTCGAACGCCCGCTCCTGCAACACGCGCAGCAACTTCGCCTGCACGCTGGGGCTCACCTCGCTGATCTCATCAAGCAGGAGCGTGCCCCCGTCCGCAAGCTCGAACCTCCCCTTCCGCATCCGGTCCGCGCCAGTGAACGCGCCACGCTCGTGACCGAAGAGCTCACTCTCCAGAAGCGACTCGGACAGCGCGGCACAGTTCACGGCGAGCATCGGCCTCCCCGCCCGGGGCGAGATCTCGTGGATCGCCGTCGAAACGACCTCCTTGCCCGTGCCAGATTCCCCGCAGATCAGCACGTTCCCATGCGAAGAAGCCACAGCCATCACCTGCTCTTTGACCCGGCGCATCGCTGCCGACGACCCGATCAATCGCTCAAGCCCGGAGTACTCGATCTGCCCGTCCGCTCGCCCGCTCGCCACGCGAAGCACGGCGTTCTCGCGGACGACACCGGCGTGCTGCACCGCTCGCTTGATCGCGACAACCAGCTCATCTCCCTCGAATGGCTTGGTCAGGTAGTCGAACGCGCCGACCCGCATCGCCTTAACAGCCGTCTCGATCGTGCCGAAAGCGGTCATGAGCACGATCGGCAGCTCCTCATCGATCGCTCGTATCCGCTCGATCAGCTCGATCCCGCTCAGCCCGGGCATCCGAAGGTCCGTCACGACCGCAGCAGGACGTCGGCGAGCGATCATCTCCAGCGCAGCGGCCCCGTCCGTGGCCGTCGCCACCTCGAACCCCGCCCGCTCGAGAGTCCCCGCGACGCTGTCGCGCATCATCTCCTTGTCATCAACGACCAGAACCATGCTCATCCCGCGTGCTCCCTGCTCAGAAGTCCGGCGCCACACAGCCGCTCGCTCTCGCGCAACGGCCACCACAACTCCACGCACGCGCCGCTCGGACGCTCGCGCCTCACAACCACCCTGCCGCCGTGCGCCTCCATGATCCGGTGCACGATCGACAGGCCAAGTCCTGTTCCAGCCGCACGCGTGGTGTAAAACGGGTTGAACATGCGAGCGATCACATCATCGCTCATGCCCGGGCCGCTATCGCGCACCCACACCACGCTCCAACCCTCTCCCTCACCGCGTGCCCCCCACTCCTGCCTCGCCCCGAGCACCAACTCGTGCCCGCCATCCCTCGGACCGCTCTCGGCCATCGCCTCAACAGCGTTCCGAATGATGTTCAAGACCGCACGCTCCGCGAGAGCGTGGTCGCAAACCATCAGCCCATCCCCCTCGATCGCCCAGGCCGTGCGCAGCCCGCCGGGCACCAACGCCAGCACATCCGCGCACTGCTCCAACGCGCGATCGAGCAGGTCTCGCCCCTCGACGACACCCAGCCGAGGCCTCATCTCCCTCGCAAACGCGAGCACATCGCCCACGACAGCATCCAACCCCTTCGCCGCGCCCGCGATCTTTCTCGCGATCTCGCGCGACGCTGGATGATCCGCAAGATCATCCTCCAGCATCCGGGCATACAGCTTGATCGATCCAACGGGGTTTCGAACCTCGTGCGCGATGCCCGCGGCCATTTCCCCAATCGCAGCCAGCCGCCTCGAACGCTCCAGCTCCTCGTTCGCTCGCTCGAGTTCCGCGTTCAGGCGCGCGACCTCGGCCCGCAACTGCCCGTGCGTCCGCTCCAACCGCTCCGTCACCTCATTGAACGCGCCAAGCAGCTCCGCAAGATCGGTCGGCGTCAGGGCCGCCCTTCCCGCGGCTTCGAACGCTGCTGCCTGGTCCGCGATCAGTTCCATTGTGCTCATCCCTCGCGATCCTGGAACCGAGCACCTGGCTCGGGACTCACCCCATACGCCGTGACCGCGCGCCGGGTCACGCCGACAGTTGATAACGCGGTCGCGATCCCATCCCGCTGAGCCGCGAGCAACTCACGATCTCGCTCGTCTCTCTCGCTGATCTCCGCCGCCAGCCGCTCGATCGCGCGAACCCGCTGGGCCATCCGCTCGCGTGTCTGTGCATCGATCGTGGAAAGCGAATTCGCCCACCGTTCGCGCAGTGGACGCTGCTCCTCCGCGATCGTGGCCAACTCATCCAGCAGCCCCTGACGCGATTGCAGAACCTCGAGCACGCCCTGCGCGTCCCCCGCCTCAACAAGCGTGGTCTGGTGCTGGGAGAGCGCATCAAGAGAGGCGTACAGCGCGCTCTGCCGCTCAACCAAGGCGACGAGCCGCTCACGCCAGTTGTCTCCGATCGCTCCGCTCGATCGCGTCATCCCGGACCTCCTGTCCAGTTCCGCGCCACACTTAATCCAATCCGCCGCTCCTCGACTGCTCGAGTGCGTACAACCTCGCGCTGGCCTCCAGCCAACGCTCCCAGTCCTTCTTGGTCATCGGCAAGTTCGGGTCATCCCAAACACTTTCCGGTAGCGACTCATAGAACCGCCTGGCCCGAAGGTTCGCCGTTCTGGCTCGCTCCCAGTCACCCCGCTCCACATACGCGTTCACGATCTGCACCATCGCGACAAGCGAGGCAGGGTCGTTCGGGTACCGCTCCCGAGCGACCTCATATCGCCGTATCGCCTCGTCAAACTGGCCAAGGTCGTACGCACAGTCCCCGAGGTAGAACAACGCATTTCGCAGGTACAGCGACTCGATCGCCCGGCGACGACGCTGCTCCTTCTTCTCGATCAAGGCCGCCGCACGCTCGTACTGGTCG from Phycisphaeraceae bacterium includes the following:
- the flgN gene encoding flagellar export chaperone FlgN, which translates into the protein MTRSSGAIGDNWRERLVALVERQSALYASLDALSQHQTTLVEAGDAQGVLEVLQSRQGLLDELATIAEEQRPLRERWANSLSTIDAQTRERMAQRVRAIERLAAEISERDERDRELLAAQRDGIATALSTVGVTRRAVTAYGVSPEPGARFQDREG
- a CDS encoding FliI/YscN family ATPase, producing MDLGPEFSMLGRAQPLGVTGRVAAVRGMTVLVEDLPLPVGTLVSIGRGDGACAGEIVGFSREHAVIMSLGRMNGVRPGDDVVGEQSSPTIGAGMSLVGRVIDGLGRPIDGKGPVSGLSPTLLSPEPLRAMTRRRVTERIDTGVRSIDLMMTMGRGQRMGIFAGPGVGKSTLLGTIAKGTSADVSVVALIGERGREVRDFVEHTLGPEGLARSVVVVATGDESPLMRVRAAMAAMSISEWFRDRAMDVMLIMDSVTRFAHSQRQIGLTVGEPPATRGYTPSVFASLAQLMERAGAVDLPGGRSGSVTGIFSVLVEGDDMTEPVADASRGILDGHVWLSRKLAQRGHYPAVDVLDSVSRVADDVTDKGHQSARRQIQRLVALYRDIEELVRIGAYASGSSAETDVAIELMPRIDALLRQSRDERVLFDEARSELVKLALVSGDMVQKRGQVRVKT
- the flgC gene encoding flagellar basal body rod protein FlgC, with protein sequence MYGALDISTSGMVAERTRFASIAANIANRDTLVDADGKYNPYRRRQAMFAPGDPAASTPEGRKLGVHVAKIMVNDDALIEKHDPAHPFADERGYVKVPDINPIVEQLNAMEAVRSYEANVQAAEATKSMLMQALRLLA
- a CDS encoding sigma-54-dependent Fis family transcriptional regulator; translated protein: MSMVLVVDDKEMMRDSVAGTLERAGFEVATATDGAAALEMIARRRPAAVVTDLRMPGLSGIELIERIRAIDEELPIVLMTAFGTIETAVKAMRVGAFDYLTKPFEGDELVVAIKRAVQHAGVVRENAVLRVASGRADGQIEYSGLERLIGSSAAMRRVKEQVMAVASSHGNVLICGESGTGKEVVSTAIHEISPRAGRPMLAVNCAALSESLLESELFGHERGAFTGADRMRKGRFELADGGTLLLDEISEVSPSVQAKLLRVLQERAFERVGSSITIGVDVRVVATSNRDLPRSVSAGQFRQDLFFRLNVLPIHLPPLRDRAEDVPELAEHFVDEICLRDGRQSMGFEPDAMALLCSYSWPGNVRELQNICERAVVIWAATGGGSVEMPASLIEPWLLGGLVAPAPSMPGSASALIGTGIGSGLGQNGYSRPERLVEGKPTGIELDGLKLEEIERMAILRTLGKHDGHRLKTAKELGIGVRTLGLKIKKWKEEKIVAETL
- the fliG gene encoding flagellar motor switch protein FliG, with the protein product MARKPHDKLPSDPAELEGLTKAAILLLTIGPEQAAAMLKSLPAETVEEVTRELAGLGRVPDALQSAVVEEFYNLTMAQRFVNEGSLDYAKQVLAQSLDPKQAERVLAQIQTQVQKTPFSFLQRAETDNLLTFIQDEHPQTIALITCHLPHHKAAEIIGGLPVQKQIEVIKRIANMEQTNPEVIREVEKGLESRLASMLTQSMEKAGGVPTVAEILNLADRSTEKSIMEGLEADDPDLVEQIRRLMFVFEDILMVNDKGIQAVLKEVENSELALALKTASEELKQKIFGNMSERAASMIKEDMEYMGPVRVSDVESAQQRIVDVVRRLEESGEVAISGRGESEMMV
- the fliE gene encoding flagellar hook-basal body complex protein FliE; translated protein: MSDPLGLIRGGDGFVGRAAPNGNALPGAAQGKPESGPSFRDVLMRNIEQVNELQKDATLAIEQLQTGERQDVEGVILATHKADLAFRALQSVRNRMMDALEEVKQMRV